Proteins encoded by one window of Esox lucius isolate fEsoLuc1 chromosome 4, fEsoLuc1.pri, whole genome shotgun sequence:
- the LOC117594418 gene encoding protocadherin alpha-3-like — protein sequence MEQRECRALPGERRQWIVFVVALALSWSGASAQIRYSISEELKEGTVVGNIAKDLGIDMSTLKDREFRIVSGSSEPSLFQVNLNDGILYVNQKIDREKVCERSSLCLINLKTVIENPLEIHYVTVEVLDVNDHSPRFPNKEKRLAVYESALPGARYQLQAATDLDGGLLSVQQYKLSHNEHFRLEVKDRGEDGKIPILILQKPLDREAIWSHRLLLTAFDGGKPPKSGDMTITVDVLDINDNPPVFTKDAYSVSVYENAIVGTTIAQVNATDLDEGPNGEVMYSFGNSVTSKLRQLFDLNPVTGEITVTGLIDFEEKDKYEIDIQASDKGLAPMTSDKSVVIQIVDVNDNAPEIEVTSFSRAITEDSRLGTTVALISVNDFDSGLNGKVICSVLEETPFKLIPSQQENIYSVVTMSPLDREKYSEYNVTIAAKDAGQPSLSSVKTIRVVVSDVNDNSPEFSLSPYTFYVTENNHPGASVFSVSASDRDMNENSLIAYHIMRNGGDDNSWVSFLNINSENGNILALKSFDFETLKTFTFQVVATDSGTPSLSSNVTVNVFILDQNDNAPVILYPVSTNGSAEVVEEIPRNVNAGHLVTKVRAYDADIGYNGWLLFSMQEVTDHSLFALDRYTGQIRTLRSFTETDEAEHKLVILVKDNGNVSLSATATVIINAVEPKEAFASSDVKSPVKDEEANSVTFYLIITLGSVSVLFLISILVLIVMQCSQNPDDSSKSLQDVNYDGTLCHSIQYRSGDKRYMLVGPRMSIGSTIVPGSNGNTLVLPEHRRRESGEVRC from the coding sequence atgGAACAAAGAGAATGCAGAGCTTTGCCCGGGGAGCGACGGCAGTGGATCGTGTTCGTTGTTGCTTTGGCTCTGTCTTGGAGCGGAGCTTCAGCACAGATAAGATACTCAATCTCTGAAGAGCTTAAGGAAGGAACTGTCGTTGGGAATATCGCTAAGGATTTGGGAATAGATATGAGCACGTTGAAGGATAGGGAGTTTCGTATCGTGTCTGGTTCAAGTGAGCCCTCCCTTTTCCAAGTGAATTTGAATGACGGTATCTTGTATGTGAACCAAAAAATAGACCGAGAGAAGGTGTGCGAACGGAGCAGTTTGTGTTTGATCAACTTGAAAACAGTTATAGAGAATCCGCTGGAGATCCATTATGTCACGGTGGAGGTTCTAGATGTTAATGACCATTCTCCTAGATTCCCCAACAAAGAGAAACGCTTAGCGGTTTATGAGTCAGCGTTACCAGGGGCACGATATCAGCTGCAAGCTGCGACCGACCTTGATGGTGGACTTCTTTCTGTTCAGCAGTATAAGCTCAGTCACAATGAGCATTTCCGTTTGGAAGTTAAAGACCGTGGTGAGGATGGCAAAATTCCAATATTAATACTACAAAAACCGTTGGATAGAGAGGCTATCTGGAGCCATAGATTACTGCTTACAGCCTTCGATGGAGGAAAACCTCCAAAATCTGGAGACATGACAATTACTGTGGATGTATTGGATATAAATGATAACCCACCTGTGTTTACAAAGGATGCGTACTCAGTAAGTGTTTATGAAAACGCGATTGTTGGCACGACAATTGCACAGGTCAACGCGACCGATTTGGACGAGGGGCCAAACGGGGAGGTAATGTACTCTTTTGGTAATAGCGTGACTAGTAAATTACGCCAGCTCTTTGATCTGAACCCAGTTACAGGTGAAATAACTGTGACAGGACTGATAGATTTtgaagaaaaagacaaatatgaGATCGATATACAGGCCTCGGATAAAGGACTTGCGCCAATGACATCAGATAAAAGCGTAGTGATACAAATCGTTGATGTCAACGACAATGCACCTGAGATTGAGGTGACATCCTTTTCCCGAGCAATCACGGAGGATTCTAGACTGGGAACCACTGTCGCACTAATTAGTGTTAATGATTTTGATTCCGGCCTCAATGGGAAAGTTATTTGTTCTGTGTTGGAAGAAACACCTTTCAAACTAATACCTTCtcaacaggaaaatatttactCTGTTGTCACAATGTCACCATTGGATAGGGAAAAATATTCCGAATATAACGTCACAATAGCAGCCAAAGACGCAGGTCAGCCTTCCTTGTCATCTGTAAAGACTATAAGGGTTGTTGTTTCAGATGTGAATGATAATAGTCCTGAGTTTTCACTGAGCCCCTATACTTTCTATGTTACTGAGAATAACCACCCAGGTGCCTCAGTATTTTCCGTTAGTGCCTCAGATCGTGACATGAATGAAAACTCTCTTATCGCCTATCATATTATGAGAAATGGTGGTGACGACAACAGCTGGGTGTCATTTCTGAACATAAATTCggaaaatggaaacattttggcgCTAAAAAGCTTTGACTTTGaaactttgaaaacatttacatttcaagttGTCGCCACTGACTCTGGAACTCCATCATTAAGCAGCAACGTTACAGTGAACGTGTTCATTCTGGATCAGAACGACAACGCTCCAGTGATCTTGTATCCAGTCAGTACTAACGGTTCCGCCGAAGTTGTGGAGGAGATTCCGCGTAATGTGAACGCAGGCCATTTGGTGACTAAAGTGAGAGCCTATGACGCTGATATTGGATATAACGGCTGGTTATTATTTTCAATGCAGGAAGTTACTGACCACAGTCTCTTTGCTTTGGACCGCTATACAGGACAGATAAGGACACTTCGGTCATTCACAGAGACAGACGAGGCTGAGCATAAACTGGTCATACTGGTAAAAGACAATGGAAACGTTTCACTCTCAGCAACAGCTACTGTGATTATCAACGCTGTGGAGCCCAAAGAGGCTTTCGCATCTTCTGATGTTAAAAGCCCAGTAAAAGATGAGGAGGCGAACAgcgttacattttatttgatcattACTTTGGGATCAGTTTCGGTGCTTTTTCTCATCAGTATCCTCGTGTTGATTGTAATGCAGTGTTCCCAAAACCCAGACGATTCTTCAAAGTCTTTACAAGATGTGAATTACGACGGGACACTGTGCCACAGCATCCAATACAGATCTGGAGATAAACGGTACATGTTAGTTGGACCCAGAATGAGTATAGGTTCTACTATAGTCCCGGGCAGCAATGGGAATACTCTAGTGTTACCCGAACACAGGAGGAGAGAATCTGGAGAGGTAAGATGTTGA